In Candidatus Electrothrix scaldis, the genomic window GCAACTTCACCAAACGCGACCTCGCAGCCTCCCCTTCCATATTAGGCGGAAGCTCTATGGGTGGTTTCTCTGTCTTGGGTGCGAATAACACAGTCATAGACGGCTTTGTTATCACCGGTGGCAAGGCCCCGCTTATCGCCCCGGATGCCCCGATAGGTCCAGGTATCTTTGCCAGCGGCATTACCATTACCATAAAGAACAACCTTATCATGGCGAATAACGCCGCAGGCATATTTCTCCATACCTGCAATGCCAAGGTAATCAGCAATATCATTATAGACAACGGCCAGGCTGGCATTTTCCTGGAGAAAAACACCTCAGCGCTCATCCAGGGCAATAAAATCTCCCAGAATCTTGCTGCGGGCATCAGGGTCGGCGATAACGTGCTCTCTGCAATCAATGTATCTAATAATGTCCTGGATAATAATAAACGGGCAGGCATCAATGCAGCCTGGGCAACTGGCATCATCCGTAATAACATAGTCTACGAAAACGGCCATGCCGGTATACGCGCTGCGGTCAGCCCTATGCTCATTGCTAATAATACGGTGACCAAGAACGTACTTGCCGGTATTTCCATTGGCGAGCCCCCTCTGGACGGAACTTCGGGCGGCAACAAAGAAGAGACAAAGACCCCGGAAATAAAGAATAATATCATCACCCATAACGGCGAGGCAGGTATTTACTCCAACGGCTCCGGGTATTCCCATAACCTCCTCTTTGCCAATAACAAGGTCAATGGCTTCCACCCGGATTTCCTCTGGTATACCCGCCTCCAATTCGGGGGCTACGAGGATATCGTCAGCCTGGAAAAGAGTAAACATATCCTGGCGGATCCCCTCTTTGTCGATCCGGCCCAGCACGACTACCATCTGCGACCCGGCTCACCGGCCATAGACAGTGGCGACCCGGATGTCACCTTTAACGACAAGAACTTCGGTCCCTCCCTGGGGGCAGACATAAATGATATGGGTGCCTATGGCGGACCTTTTACCATTGCAGAGGCACGGCCTGTTAATCTTGCCCCGGTAGCGGATATTGAGCTGCCCAAGAATCCTCTCTATGCAGGCGATAAAATCACCCTGAACGGAGAAGTCAGCACAGACCCCAATGGTGACGAATTATCCTACACCTGGTATATGCTGGATAAACCAGTGGGAAGCAAGGCAAACCTCTCGGCAAACAGCAAGTCCAAGACCAAGCTGGCCTGCGACAAAGGCGGCACCTATAGAATTCGCCTGGATGTTACTGATCGCTGGGGATTTAAAAGCAGCCCCAAAACCATTACCCTGCGAGTTGATCCCAACAAGCCGCCCACAGCAAAAATAAGCAAACAGATGGAACCGGTAAACGTCGGTGATACCGTCAAACTCTCTACCTATGATAAGAAGAAACAGAACGGCGACGAGCTGAAATTCTTCTGGAGCTTCAGCAAAAAGCCTCCAGCGAGCAAGGCAAGCATCGTTGACGCCTCTGCCGCAAAGCCGACCTTTGTCATGGATACCCCTGGTTGCTATACCGTGCAGTTGCGGGTGTATAACGGCAAGAAATACAGCGAAGCAGCAACATCTCATATCTGCTCCCGACAGAGCCGCTTTGCTGGACAACGAATCGTCCCGGACGAATATCCAACCATACAGAGTGCCCTGGATACAGCGGAGCCCAACGACCAGATCATCGTGAAGGCCGGGACCTACAAAGAAAAGATCATCGTTGATAAGGCGGTCGATCTTATCGGGGTGGGCTGGCCAGTGATTGACGGTGGTGGCGAAGATAATAACGACGCAACAGTCTTTATCTGTTATCTGGACAATACCAGCACCGGCAAGATGGAAGGCTTTGTTGTCACGGGCGGAGGCTCAGGGATCTTCGGGCATGGCCTGCAAATCCTCAACTCCAGCCCGGAGATCTTTAACAACCGAATTCGCGGCAATAAGCATGTGGGCATCGGTATTCACGGTCATAAGCGCTTTACAGAAAAGACCAGGATCCACAATAACTTTATCTATGACAATGCCATCGGGGTGAGTCATGGCCTCGGCACCTATGGTCAGGTCTACGATAACACCATCTATAATAATAAGGTCACCGGCATCGGGGTGCGCGGTCTCTCCAAACCGACCCTCAGGGGAAATAAGATCTACGATAATTACGTCGGCATAGGGGTTCGGGAAGAGGCCTACCCGCAGATTGAGAACAACGAGATCCGAAACAACATTGTTGGCATAGCCATTAATCCTGGAGCTGCAAATGCGGTCTATGCTGAAGAGGAAAACAGGATTAAGATCAGAAATAATTCCGTCTACAGCAACGAACAATGCGGTATTTTTATCTCCTCGCTCCATAGGAACGGGATTGTCACCCAGGGCAATGTCATCAGAGATAACAACACCTCGGCCACACCGCGTAACAGAAGCGGCGGTGCGGTTGTGGGCTATCCCCACGAAAGCCTCTCGGATATCTTCTTGCATAATAACGATATACGGGGGAATAACGGCAAGAACATCCAGCAATTCAAGGCTATCGCGAGCTCTTATGGTGAGATCGGCGATTCCAAGAATCGCAGACCGTTTTAGGAGAATACATTCCTTTCCAGTCTGACCAATAAACAACCCCGCTCCTTGAGACGGGGTATTGATAAAAATTGTTCTGCTGTTACGCCGCAAGTAGCGGGGGTATCGAACCCGAAGATTCGCAATGAAAATATCTCAAACAGGTATTATTTTCTCTGTCTTACCAAGTTTGTGTGCCCTTGCATTAATTGGCTCTCTGGCTGTCCATATCCATCTTATTGGCTGGCAACTCTCGAACATCCCCCTGGGGTATTGGCCACCTTCATTGGATGTACACTTCGCTATCTGGTCAACTTACTTTTGCACTCTGTTTTCCTTAAGCATCAGCATGGTTCCCATTGCTACCATTGTTTGCTTAATTGTACCGCGCTTACGGCATATTACATTGTATTTAGCATTGCATACCCTGATGCTTGTCGCCACAATTTACCTGAGCGATTTTCTACCCGATTCCTTCACAAAATGGTTGTGGGACTGATTACTCTCTAATAGACAATAGAGGAACAGACCACCGTGCGGGGACCGCACCCTACCCAACTTGACAGGTATCATGCCCCGGTCGGTGAAAAATCACAGACCTCCAGCATATATCGTCCATAGGAAAGCAGGCTT contains:
- a CDS encoding right-handed parallel beta-helix repeat-containing protein, whose protein sequence is MISNKQKLLASTTSYCFTTLFVLLLASVAAAKIIYVPNDYPSLSAAIQAAQEKDTIRVAQGKYLERVSLRPGIILEGSWDSNFTKRDLAASPSILGGSSMGGFSVLGANNTVIDGFVITGGKAPLIAPDAPIGPGIFASGITITIKNNLIMANNAAGIFLHTCNAKVISNIIIDNGQAGIFLEKNTSALIQGNKISQNLAAGIRVGDNVLSAINVSNNVLDNNKRAGINAAWATGIIRNNIVYENGHAGIRAAVSPMLIANNTVTKNVLAGISIGEPPLDGTSGGNKEETKTPEIKNNIITHNGEAGIYSNGSGYSHNLLFANNKVNGFHPDFLWYTRLQFGGYEDIVSLEKSKHILADPLFVDPAQHDYHLRPGSPAIDSGDPDVTFNDKNFGPSLGADINDMGAYGGPFTIAEARPVNLAPVADIELPKNPLYAGDKITLNGEVSTDPNGDELSYTWYMLDKPVGSKANLSANSKSKTKLACDKGGTYRIRLDVTDRWGFKSSPKTITLRVDPNKPPTAKISKQMEPVNVGDTVKLSTYDKKKQNGDELKFFWSFSKKPPASKASIVDASAAKPTFVMDTPGCYTVQLRVYNGKKYSEAATSHICSRQSRFAGQRIVPDEYPTIQSALDTAEPNDQIIVKAGTYKEKIIVDKAVDLIGVGWPVIDGGGEDNNDATVFICYLDNTSTGKMEGFVVTGGGSGIFGHGLQILNSSPEIFNNRIRGNKHVGIGIHGHKRFTEKTRIHNNFIYDNAIGVSHGLGTYGQVYDNTIYNNKVTGIGVRGLSKPTLRGNKIYDNYVGIGVREEAYPQIENNEIRNNIVGIAINPGAANAVYAEEENRIKIRNNSVYSNEQCGIFISSLHRNGIVTQGNVIRDNNTSATPRNRSGGAVVGYPHESLSDIFLHNNDIRGNNGKNIQQFKAIASSYGEIGDSKNRRPF